Proteins encoded by one window of Arachis hypogaea cultivar Tifrunner chromosome 1, arahy.Tifrunner.gnm2.J5K5, whole genome shotgun sequence:
- the LOC112708026 gene encoding uncharacterized protein, translated as MDKTWILKSRDSIEYKRGLNKFLDFAFVIAWSDNMIKCPCPQCGFQFMQTREDAYDHLLIKPFPVGYTLWLRHGEKPAEESSTCTPIVEKHTPKVNPYLQMVHEAFNFTMPPRSEETITMDPVEDDDIELPYLYDGPSREAQDFADLLADGAEELYPSCSKYSKLSFLVKLYHIKCMCAVSDKAMSMILDLLRDAFEQPKFPSTLYEAKKTIQKLGIKCKKVDACPNDCMLYRGEDEDTTKCKQCGTSRWKQKTQKGSITKLKIPVSKNRKPLPAKTLRYFPLIPRLQRLFMCSKNSSDMLCHKDAANNDGYLRHPRDAEAWKDFDAKYLFFSNDARSVRLALASDGFNPFRNTSTSYSIWPVILIPYNLPPWLCMKQAYFILSMIIPDPKMPGNDIDVYLEPLVDELKQLWDGVETYDANKGTTFKMRAMLMWTISDFLGLGNYLSGTRHRCFLNQGHKYRVDRIIFDGHVESRDPPKKYSRTDVLRQQCNMQVSLEKNSTLTAKRRRIGDDADQDDSYWKKMSVFFELLYWKDHMLRHNLDVMHIEKNICDNVVFTILNDSVKSKDNLKSRKDLQSMSIRP; from the exons ATGGACAAAACTTGGATTCTTAAGTCACGAGATAGCATAGAATATAAACGAGGACTTAATAAGTTCCTAGACTTTGCATTTGTGATTGCATGGTCGGATAACATGATAAAGTGTCCATGCCCTCAATGTGGGTTTCAATTTATGCAAACAAGAGAGGATGCGTACGACCACCTGTTGATAAAGCCCTTTCCTGTTGGCTATACTTTGTGGTTGCGTCATGGTGAGAAACCAGCTGAGGAGAGCTCTACTTGCACACCGATAGTTGAGAAACATACACCCAAGGTGAATCCATATCTTCAAATGGTGCATGAGGCATTTAACTTCACAATGCCTCCTAGAAGTGAGGAGACCATAACAATGGATCCTGTAGAAGACGATGATATAGAGTTGCCGTACTTGTACGATGGTCCAAGTCGCGAGGCACAGGATTTTGCCGATCTTCTTGCGGATGGAGCGGAGGAATTATATCCCAGCTGCTCGAAATACTCAAAATTGTCTTTCCTAGTGAAGCTTTATCACATTAAGTGTATGTGTGCTGTGAGTGACAAGGCTATGTCGATGATTTTGGACTTATTGCGGGATGCATTTGAGCAACCAAAATTCCCGTCTACTTTGTATGAAGCCAAGAAAACTATCCAAAAGTTGGGGATTAAGTGCAAAAAGGTAGATGCATGCCCGAATGATTGCATGTTGTATCGGGGTGAAGATGAGGACACGACCAAATGCAAGCAGTGTGGGACTTCACGATGGAAGCAGAAGACGCAAAAGGGTTCCATTACCAAACTCAAAATACCTGTCAGCAAAAACAGAAAGCCTCTCCCAGCGAAGACTCTCCGTTACTTTCCTCTTATACCACGACTGCAACGGTTATTCATGTGTAGCAAAAATTCATCTGACATGTTATGTCATAAAGATGCAGCTAATAACGATGGGTACTTGAGGCATCCAAGGGACGCTGAAGCATGGAAAGACTTTGATGCAAAGTATCTTTTTTTCTCTAACGATGCTCGCAGTGTGCGTTTAGCTTTAGCAAGTGACGGTTTTAATCCTTTCAGAAATACGAGTACCTCGTATTCCATTTGGCCTGTGATTCTTATTCCGTACAATCTTCCTCCCTGGCTATGCATGAAACAGGCATATTTTATACTATCTATGATTATTCCCGATCCTAAAATGCCGGGTAACGATATCGATGTTTATTTGGAGCCCCTGGTGGATGAGTTGAAGCAACTCTGGGATGGCGTTGAAACTTATGATGCTAATAAGGGGACCACTTTCAAGATGCGTGCGATGCTAATGTGGACTATTAGCGATTTTTTAGGGTTGGGAAATTATCTAAGTGGAACAC GCCATCGCTGCTTCTTGAATCAGGGCCATAAATATAGAGTAGACCGGATTATATTTGACGGACACGTTGAAAGCAGAGATCCACCAAAGAAGTATTCTAGAACAGATGTCTTAAGGCAGCAGTGTAACATGCAAGTATCGCTTGAGAAGAACTCAACTCTAACAGCCAAAAGAAGACGCATTGGTGATGATGCAGATCAAGATGATTCGTATTGGAAAAAGATGAGTGTGTTCTTTGAACTCCTGTACTGGAAGGATCACATGTTGCGTCATAACCTTGACGTGATGCATATAGAAAAGAACATTTGTGACAATGTGGTATTCACTATCTTAAACGATAGCGTCAAATCAAAAGATAATCTTAAATCTCGCAAAGATTTACAAAGCATGAGCATAAGGCCTTAA
- the LOC112708090 gene encoding uric acid degradation bifunctional protein TTL-like, with protein MKMEDFSSYCAGTTFANEMAMASPFSSLEHAITVVRDIWYRKLNVRSWLEAISGRSCSNEYLEMVNEATMQELNKWGLRYKEKFGYVFVTFVVCRTSEDILAELKMRFNNSHGVELEIASTEELKYIERAIRELLSKKYVQTTNEGDVSAEYSSEIVADTLDGADTDSEDDLDAIFSGGYDISRDVELNKVPEDNKTLNTQHREDAVCAAKRGFDLNKLP; from the exons ATGAAAATGGAGGATTTCTCATCATACTGTGCAGGCACAACATTCGCTAACGAAATGGCTATGGCCTCTCCATTCTCTTCATTGGAACATGCAATTACGGTTGTCAGAGACATATGGTACCGTAAGTTGAATGTTAGGTCTTGGTTGGAGGCTATATCAGGACGATCTTGTTCTAATGAATACTTGGAAATGGTGAACGAAGCTACTATGCAG GAACTTAATAAATGGGGATTAAGGTACAAGGAGAAATTTGGCTATGTTTTTGTGACATTTGTAGTTTGTAGGACATCTGAAGACATACTTGCTGAATTAAAG ATGCGCTTTAATAACTCGCATGGTGTTGAGTTGGAGATTGCTTCAACAGAGGAATTGAAGTATATAGAACGTGCTATTAGAGAGCTTCTTTCCAAGAAATATGTCCAAACTACCAATGAAGGAGATG TGTCAGCTGAATATTCAAGCGAAATAGTTGCTGACACTCTAGATGGAGCAGACACTGATTCAGAAGATGATTTAGATGCTATCTTCTCTGGTGGATATGACATCTCCAGGGATGTTGAGCTCAATAAGGTTCCAGAAGACAATAAAACTTTAAACACCCAACATAGAGAAGATGCCGTATGTGCTGCAAAAAGGGGTTTTGATCTGAACAAGTTGCCATAG